A single Mobula hypostoma chromosome 26, sMobHyp1.1, whole genome shotgun sequence DNA region contains:
- the LOC134338038 gene encoding gap junction beta-3 protein-like: MDWKTLQGVLSGVNKYSTGFGRIWLSVVFIFRVLVYVVAAEKVWGDDQKDFDCNTKQPGCTNVCFDYFFPISHIRLWALQLIFISTPSLLVVMHVAYRKDKERKYHLKHPDSSTKLYEDAGRKHGGLWWTYLISLFSKIVIEIAFLYILHKIYDSFDMPRLVKCEVSPCPNVVDCYIARPTEKKIFTYFMVGASSLCIVISVTEMIYLVSKRCFRFCLLHCGKRNSVLTKSRTNYLGHSITHKNYLHNEKSLDCIHASAPDISSA; this comes from the coding sequence ATGGACTGGAAGACGTTGCAAGGTGTCCTCAGTGGCGTAAATAAATACTCTACAGGATTTGGTCGGATTTGGCTGTCAGTTGTCTTCATCTTCCGAGTGCTGGTTTACGTCGTAGCAGCAGAGAAAGTATGGGGTGATGACCAAAAAGATTTTGACTGCAACACCAAGCAACCAGGTTGTACCAATGTCTGCTTTGACTACTTTTTCCCCATCTCCCACATCCGGCTCTGGGCCTTGCAATTGATCTTCATCTCTACACCGTCTCTATTGGTTGTCATGCATGTAGCCTACAGAAAAGACAAAGAGAGAAAGTACCATTTGAAGCATCCAGACTCCAGTACTAAGCTATATGAGGATGCTGGTAGAAAGCATGGTGGGCTTTGGTGGACCTACTTAATAAGTCTATTTTCTAAAATCGTGATTGAAATTGCATTTTTGTATATCCTCCACAAAATCTATGACAGTTTTGATATGCCTCGCCTAGTCAAATGTGAAGTTTCACCTTGTCCCAATGTTGTAGACTGCTATATTGCCAGACCAACTGAGAAAAAGATCTTCACCTATTTTATGGTAGGGGCATCATCTCTTTGCATTGTAATAAGCGTGACTGAAATGATCTACTTGGTCTCTAAAAGGTGCTTCAGGTTTTGTTTGTTGCATTGTGGGAAAAGAAACTCAGTATTGACCAAAAGTAGGACGAACTATCTTGGCCACAGCATCACTCATAAAAATTACTTGCATAATGAAAAATCATTGGACTGCATTCATGCTTCAGCCCCAGATATTTCTTCTGCGTAA